One region of Zingiber officinale cultivar Zhangliang chromosome 7B, Zo_v1.1, whole genome shotgun sequence genomic DNA includes:
- the LOC122003879 gene encoding uncharacterized protein LOC122003879 isoform X1, which yields MVGEGGDMLQEIMEPAVSGELLIEEISSPIAALQLLDFCDDDEVAGGGAGDLFSRSGNSIRLPSVSSSAARNAVANGQEALCCYGVDSAAATAFSFFPSLYALLDVLPPPPDPEPDLSVYPSSGNLLPSPPSAAMFQVPPESAMYVGDSFDHMMLKETITDGYSLNPSMVAGESSIGQQPQHLYEEPGYAPPEMVGLNAPSFELLESINATLYGGADTQRFFGGVTPPVGPNARLLAESGAPVGSFGHEALQHRLFGSGDFQKVIGGCSSGSIASSDDPTYKVGRLSVEERKEKIHRYMKKRNERNFSKKIKYACRKTLADSRPRVRGRFAKNDELGEAAQCK from the exons ATGGTCGGCGAAGGAGGAGACATGCTGCAGGAGATTATGGAACCGGCAGTTTCCGGCGAGCTCTTGATT GAGGAGATCTCGAGCCCCATAGCGGCGCTGCAGCTTCTTGATTTCTGCGACGATGACGAGGTTGCCGGGGGAGGCGCCGGCGATCTTTTCTCCCGCTCGGGGAACTCCATCCGGCTCCCTTCAGTCTCCTCTTCTGCGGCGAGAAATGCCGTCGCCAATGGCCAGGAGGCGCTCTGCTGCTACGGAGTCGACTCCGCCGCCGCCACTGCTTTCTCCTTCTTTCCTTCCCTGTATGCCCTCCTCGATGTCCTTCCACCGCCGCCCGACCCTGAGCCTGACCTCTCCGTCTACCCTTCCTCCGGCAATCTCCTCCCCTCTCCTCCTTCGGCAGCGATGTTCCAAGTCCCGCCGGAGTCGGCGATGTACGTCGGAGACTCCTTCGACCACATGATGCTGAAGGAGACCATCACGGATGGATACTCACTCAACCCCTCCATGGTGGCAGGAGAATCTTCCATTGGTCAGCAGCCGCAGCATCTGTACGAAGAGCCGGGCTATGCGCCGCCGGAAATGGTAGGGTTGAACGCGCCTTCGTTCGAGTTGCTAGAAAGCATTAATGCAACGCTCTACGGCGGAGCCGACACACAGAGGTTCTTTGGTGGAGTTACGCCACCTGTAGGACCCAACGCAAGGCTGCTGGCCGAAAGCGGAGCTCCAGTGGGCTCATTCGGGCACGAAGCCCTGCAACATCGCTTGTTCGGCTCCGGCGACTTCCAG AAGGTAATCGGAGGATGCAGCAGCGGCAGCATCGCGTCGTCGGATGATCCCACCTACAAAGTCGGCCGCTTGTCCGTCGAGGAGAGGAAGGAGAAGATCCACAGGTACATGAAGAAGAGGAACGAGAGAAACTTCAGCAAGAAAATCAAG TACGCCTGCAGAAAAACTTTAGCAGATAGCCGGCCTCGAGTGCGTGGGAGATTCGCGAAGAACGACGAACTGGGAGAGGCGGCCCAGTGCAAATGA
- the LOC122003879 gene encoding uncharacterized protein LOC122003879 isoform X2, producing MVGEGGDMLQEIMEPAVSGELLIEEISSPIAALQLLDFCDDDEVAGGGAGDLFSRSGNSIRLPSVSSSAARNAVANGQEALCCYGVDSAAATAFSFFPSLYALLDVLPPPPDPEPDLSVYPSSGNLLPSPPSAAMFQVPPESAMYVGDSFDHMMLKETITDGYSLNPSMVAGESSIGQQPQHLYEEPGYAPPEMVGLNAPSFELLESINATLYGGADTQRFFGGVTPPVGPNARLLAESGAPVGSFGHEALQHRLFGSGDFQVIGGCSSGSIASSDDPTYKVGRLSVEERKEKIHRYMKKRNERNFSKKIKYACRKTLADSRPRVRGRFAKNDELGEAAQCK from the exons ATGGTCGGCGAAGGAGGAGACATGCTGCAGGAGATTATGGAACCGGCAGTTTCCGGCGAGCTCTTGATT GAGGAGATCTCGAGCCCCATAGCGGCGCTGCAGCTTCTTGATTTCTGCGACGATGACGAGGTTGCCGGGGGAGGCGCCGGCGATCTTTTCTCCCGCTCGGGGAACTCCATCCGGCTCCCTTCAGTCTCCTCTTCTGCGGCGAGAAATGCCGTCGCCAATGGCCAGGAGGCGCTCTGCTGCTACGGAGTCGACTCCGCCGCCGCCACTGCTTTCTCCTTCTTTCCTTCCCTGTATGCCCTCCTCGATGTCCTTCCACCGCCGCCCGACCCTGAGCCTGACCTCTCCGTCTACCCTTCCTCCGGCAATCTCCTCCCCTCTCCTCCTTCGGCAGCGATGTTCCAAGTCCCGCCGGAGTCGGCGATGTACGTCGGAGACTCCTTCGACCACATGATGCTGAAGGAGACCATCACGGATGGATACTCACTCAACCCCTCCATGGTGGCAGGAGAATCTTCCATTGGTCAGCAGCCGCAGCATCTGTACGAAGAGCCGGGCTATGCGCCGCCGGAAATGGTAGGGTTGAACGCGCCTTCGTTCGAGTTGCTAGAAAGCATTAATGCAACGCTCTACGGCGGAGCCGACACACAGAGGTTCTTTGGTGGAGTTACGCCACCTGTAGGACCCAACGCAAGGCTGCTGGCCGAAAGCGGAGCTCCAGTGGGCTCATTCGGGCACGAAGCCCTGCAACATCGCTTGTTCGGCTCCGGCGACTTCCAG GTAATCGGAGGATGCAGCAGCGGCAGCATCGCGTCGTCGGATGATCCCACCTACAAAGTCGGCCGCTTGTCCGTCGAGGAGAGGAAGGAGAAGATCCACAGGTACATGAAGAAGAGGAACGAGAGAAACTTCAGCAAGAAAATCAAG TACGCCTGCAGAAAAACTTTAGCAGATAGCCGGCCTCGAGTGCGTGGGAGATTCGCGAAGAACGACGAACTGGGAGAGGCGGCCCAGTGCAAATGA